A single window of Deinococcus betulae DNA harbors:
- a CDS encoding HD domain-containing protein, giving the protein MNRDQAYALMVQHTPSASLQRHMLNVEAAMRAYAHHWGEDEELYAVTGLLHDFDYEAHPDEHPVWGVTYLRNHTDTPPEVLDAILGHATFTGTPRTTRLAQTLFAVDELTGLVQAAALIRPDKDVRQVELPSLKKRFKNRAFASGVNRDEVEQGAQELGVALDDHMARVLAALQAMPPAGAISIP; this is encoded by the coding sequence ATGAACCGCGACCAGGCGTATGCCCTGATGGTGCAGCACACCCCCTCGGCCTCGTTGCAGCGCCACATGCTGAATGTGGAAGCCGCCATGCGCGCCTATGCCCACCACTGGGGCGAAGATGAAGAACTGTATGCCGTCACTGGCCTGCTGCACGATTTTGACTACGAGGCCCACCCCGACGAGCATCCGGTCTGGGGAGTGACTTACCTGCGTAACCACACCGATACGCCGCCCGAGGTGCTGGACGCCATTCTGGGGCACGCCACCTTCACGGGCACGCCGCGCACCACCCGGCTGGCCCAGACCCTCTTTGCGGTGGATGAACTGACTGGTCTGGTGCAGGCCGCCGCCCTGATTCGGCCTGACAAAGATGTGCGGCAGGTCGAACTGCCCAGCCTGAAGAAGAGGTTTAAAAACCGGGCGTTTGCTTCGGGCGTCAACCGTGATGAGGTGGAGCAGGGCGCCCAAGAACTGGGCGTGGCACTGGACGACCACATGGCGCGGGTGCTCGCCGCCCTGCAGGCCATGCCTCCCGCAGGGGCCATCTCCATTCCATAA
- a CDS encoding peptidylprolyl isomerase → MKHVALILTALLALTACQNRNEATTGTETTTETTTETADTTPATGSETGTDTPETTTADTGTDAASTETPAAAVTKPGAVPTGYTQVAALSEQPVREFTSEPELTLEDGKDYYALIDTNRGQLLADLYEQETPVTVNNFVFLARNHYFDGIRFHRVIDGFMAQSGDPKSVDEAKKAEWGTGGPGYQFADEFRTRLTFDSAGILAMANSGPATNGSQFFITFGPTDGLNGKHTIFGKVVTGDDVLPKLTRTSDTSTGQETPVEGAVADQVLSVRILTKG, encoded by the coding sequence ATGAAACACGTTGCGCTGATTCTGACTGCCCTGCTTGCCCTGACCGCCTGCCAGAACCGGAATGAGGCGACCACGGGCACCGAGACGACCACCGAGACGACCACCGAGACGGCAGACACCACGCCGGCCACCGGCAGCGAGACGGGCACCGACACCCCCGAGACCACTACTGCTGACACTGGAACCGACGCCGCCAGCACCGAAACCCCCGCCGCTGCGGTCACCAAGCCGGGCGCTGTCCCGACCGGCTACACGCAGGTGGCCGCCCTGAGCGAACAGCCGGTGCGCGAATTTACCAGCGAACCCGAACTGACCCTGGAAGACGGCAAGGACTACTACGCCCTGATTGACACCAACCGGGGCCAACTGCTGGCCGACCTGTACGAGCAGGAAACGCCCGTCACCGTGAATAACTTTGTGTTCCTGGCCCGCAACCATTACTTTGACGGCATCCGCTTTCACCGGGTGATTGACGGCTTTATGGCGCAGTCGGGTGACCCCAAGAGCGTGGACGAAGCCAAGAAGGCTGAATGGGGCACGGGCGGCCCCGGCTACCAGTTTGCCGACGAATTCCGCACCCGCCTGACCTTTGACAGCGCCGGCATTCTGGCCATGGCCAACAGCGGCCCGGCCACCAACGGCAGCCAGTTTTTCATTACCTTTGGGCCCACCGACGGCCTGAACGGTAAACACACGATCTTCGGCAAGGTGGTCACGGGCGACGACGTCCTGCCCAAGCTGACCCGCACCAGCGACACCAGCACCGGCCAGGAAACCCCAGTTGAGGGCGCCGTGGCCGACCAGGTCCTGAGCGTCCGAATTCTGACCAAGGGCTAA
- the cmk gene encoding (d)CMP kinase yields MIVTIDGVAASGKSSVSAGVAQALGVPYVSSGLLYRAATLLGLEAGTDLGDAAALLACLEAAPPRLEPLASGNRVWQGGRDLTPDLHSSRVDSGVSVVAALPGVRAWVDAQLRALPQPFVAEGRDMGTAVFPQAGAKFYLTASPRVRAERRASERPEEVDAIEAALVERDRLDTLQSVPAEDAQVIDTGGLSLQGVINTILNALH; encoded by the coding sequence ATGATTGTGACGATAGACGGCGTGGCGGCCAGCGGAAAATCCAGTGTCTCGGCTGGGGTGGCGCAGGCGCTGGGGGTGCCGTATGTCAGCAGCGGCCTGCTGTACCGCGCCGCGACCCTGCTGGGCCTGGAGGCTGGAACGGACCTGGGCGACGCCGCGGCACTGCTGGCCTGTCTGGAGGCAGCCCCGCCTCGCCTGGAGCCGCTGGCCAGCGGCAACCGCGTGTGGCAGGGCGGGCGCGACCTGACCCCCGACCTCCATTCCAGCCGCGTGGACAGCGGTGTGAGTGTGGTTGCGGCGCTGCCGGGCGTGCGGGCCTGGGTGGACGCCCAGCTGCGCGCCCTGCCGCAGCCATTTGTGGCTGAGGGCCGCGATATGGGCACCGCCGTCTTTCCGCAGGCCGGAGCCAAGTTCTACCTGACCGCCAGCCCCCGCGTCCGGGCCGAGCGCCGCGCCTCTGAGCGCCCCGAGGAAGTGGACGCCATTGAGGCGGCGCTGGTCGAGCGTGACCGCCTGGATACCCTGCAAAGTGTGCCTGCCGAGGATGCCCAGGTCATTGACACGGGTGGCCTGAGCCTGCAGGGTGTGATTAACACCATTCTGAACGCTCTACACTGA
- a CDS encoding S8 family serine peptidase codes for MKKTIQTASLLSLALVLGACGNNSTPQTVTPNAHSAKELNARAQATDRWFVELAGDPTALSVQSVGAQQAAFRTQAAQLGIRYQEVMSFHTLFNGFSVKASSAEINRISRMAGVLGVYPVKVIPAPVVERNLADTLTPDMFSAINMTGASVAQNELGLTGKGIKVGVIDTGIDLEHPAFAGRVVAQYDFVGDQYSKPADSPVPDPIADDCQGHGSHVAGIVGGNDSSKGFKGVAPEVSFGAYRVFGCNGSTKEDIMIAAMERAYADGMQIVNLSIGSAFENWEGTPSAKVGSRMVKKGMIVVASAGNSGANGQYSMGGVTMGDNVISVASVSNIEIEVNNFTLSDGSSVGYVTGDGPPIGTPGVTLPITKKPGSTSTTANDGCTVSGGFAAGSLTGKAVLIQRGTCTFLEKVTNAQKAGASAVVLYNNVAGYQVPGGLDSSITIPVVSVSRADGLKIDGLISSGVSLTFKAGKIGIPSPTGNTLDTFSSYGMSAELEQKPDIAAPGGNIRSAYPLTKDASGYATLSGTSMASPHVAGAAALMLQAFPNTKAKDMRGLLMNSASLRWYRAANGTLFTGLPDHVQRQGAGMLDIVGSYYNTVRATPNKLSLGESASFATRNKVVVLKNTYSRTETFKAYHYPALTVGGTTWAPTASTAYATMTINGQDADKTDVEVVVPANGEAELNVVIAPPAGASDKAQYGGYIILESNSGQNMVIPYGGFKGDYQSIQVLGNLIVNGTSQNFPALADDVANTYYTEGQNVTTPIDYTFKDVAVDPSKPNELTMDAPYIIAQLSHQSRRLTLDLLDANGTVMEKLRTEEYLGRNCTNNLALASSTCDAFFNLEWDGKLSNGKDAPNGVYQLRLKVLKALGDESVESDTEVYTSQKFTVARP; via the coding sequence GTGAAGAAGACTATTCAGACCGCGTCCCTGCTAAGCCTGGCCCTCGTGCTAGGCGCCTGTGGGAATAACAGTACGCCCCAAACCGTCACGCCCAACGCTCACTCGGCCAAAGAACTGAACGCCCGTGCACAGGCCACTGATCGCTGGTTCGTGGAACTGGCTGGTGACCCTACGGCCCTGAGCGTCCAAAGCGTTGGCGCTCAGCAGGCTGCCTTCCGTACCCAGGCCGCCCAGCTGGGTATCCGCTATCAGGAAGTCATGAGCTTCCATACGCTCTTTAACGGCTTCTCGGTGAAGGCCAGCAGCGCCGAGATCAATCGCATCTCTCGCATGGCCGGCGTATTGGGCGTATATCCCGTTAAGGTCATCCCTGCCCCCGTGGTTGAGCGCAACTTGGCTGATACCCTGACTCCTGACATGTTCTCCGCCATCAACATGACGGGAGCCAGCGTCGCCCAGAACGAACTGGGTCTGACCGGTAAGGGCATCAAGGTCGGCGTGATTGACACCGGGATTGACTTGGAGCACCCTGCTTTCGCGGGACGTGTAGTCGCACAGTACGACTTTGTGGGCGATCAGTACAGTAAACCAGCCGACTCTCCTGTCCCTGACCCCATCGCCGACGACTGCCAGGGCCACGGCTCACACGTCGCGGGCATTGTGGGCGGCAACGATTCCAGTAAAGGCTTCAAGGGTGTAGCGCCCGAGGTTAGTTTTGGGGCCTACCGAGTTTTCGGCTGCAACGGAAGTACCAAAGAGGACATCATGATCGCCGCTATGGAGCGCGCCTACGCGGACGGCATGCAGATTGTGAACCTCAGTATCGGTTCGGCCTTCGAAAACTGGGAAGGAACGCCCTCGGCCAAGGTCGGCAGCCGCATGGTCAAGAAGGGCATGATTGTTGTGGCATCTGCTGGGAACAGCGGAGCCAATGGTCAGTACTCCATGGGCGGTGTAACCATGGGGGACAACGTGATCTCGGTCGCGTCGGTCAGCAATATTGAGATTGAAGTTAACAACTTCACCCTCAGCGACGGCAGCAGTGTTGGATACGTGACAGGAGACGGCCCACCTATCGGAACGCCTGGTGTTACGCTACCTATTACTAAGAAGCCTGGGAGCACCTCTACTACGGCGAATGACGGCTGCACTGTCAGCGGCGGCTTCGCCGCTGGCAGTCTGACTGGCAAAGCTGTGCTGATTCAGCGTGGCACCTGCACTTTCCTAGAAAAAGTGACCAACGCCCAAAAGGCTGGCGCCAGCGCAGTTGTCCTGTATAACAACGTTGCTGGCTATCAGGTACCGGGAGGCTTAGATAGCAGCATCACTATTCCTGTGGTGAGCGTGAGCCGTGCCGATGGCCTCAAGATTGACGGCTTAATCAGTAGTGGTGTCAGCCTGACATTCAAGGCCGGAAAGATCGGTATTCCTAGTCCAACCGGGAACACCCTCGACACATTCTCTTCATATGGCATGAGCGCTGAGCTGGAGCAGAAGCCCGACATCGCCGCGCCCGGCGGGAACATCCGCAGCGCGTATCCTCTAACCAAGGACGCCAGCGGCTACGCAACCCTGAGCGGCACCTCCATGGCTTCCCCACATGTGGCCGGGGCCGCCGCGCTGATGCTTCAGGCTTTCCCAAACACCAAGGCCAAGGACATGCGCGGCCTGCTCATGAACAGCGCTTCGTTGCGCTGGTACCGTGCTGCCAACGGCACCTTGTTCACCGGCCTACCCGATCACGTGCAGCGCCAGGGAGCGGGCATGTTGGATATCGTCGGCTCGTATTACAACACAGTGCGCGCCACGCCCAATAAGCTCAGCCTGGGGGAAAGCGCCAGCTTCGCCACCCGCAATAAAGTAGTTGTGTTGAAAAACACCTACAGCCGCACTGAGACATTTAAGGCGTACCACTACCCCGCCCTAACTGTTGGCGGCACCACTTGGGCTCCAACTGCCAGCACGGCCTACGCCACCATGACCATCAATGGACAGGATGCCGATAAGACTGATGTCGAAGTTGTTGTGCCTGCTAACGGCGAAGCCGAGCTGAACGTTGTGATCGCGCCGCCCGCAGGCGCGTCTGACAAGGCTCAGTACGGCGGATACATCATTCTTGAAAGCAACTCCGGTCAGAACATGGTGATTCCCTACGGCGGCTTCAAGGGCGACTACCAGAGCATCCAGGTACTCGGCAACCTGATCGTGAACGGCACTAGCCAGAACTTCCCCGCTCTGGCGGACGACGTGGCTAATACGTACTACACCGAGGGGCAGAACGTTACCACGCCTATTGATTACACGTTTAAAGATGTGGCCGTTGACCCAAGCAAGCCCAACGAACTGACGATGGACGCCCCGTATATCATCGCGCAACTCTCCCACCAATCCCGCAGGCTGACGCTCGACCTGCTAGATGCAAACGGCACGGTTATGGAAAAACTCCGCACAGAGGAGTATCTAGGCCGCAACTGCACGAATAACCTCGCCTTGGCAAGTAGCACCTGTGATGCCTTCTTCAATTTAGAATGGGACGGCAAACTCAGCAACGGTAAGGATGCGCCCAACGGCGTATACCAGCTCCGACTGAAGGTCCTTAAGGCGCTGGGGGACGAGAGTGTCGAGAGCGACACTGAGGTCTACACCAGCCAGAAGTTCACCGTCGCGCGCCCCTAA
- a CDS encoding Ig-like domain-containing protein — translation MKRSTTFALLALTGALLSACNPQPTPDTAKPSVSLVATPNTVTNAGQVTLTATASDDVALASVSFYKGTTLIFTDVTAPYTATDNITSSQNGSVTYRAVATDTSGNTAEATTAITVNIDNTAPTVSVTAAPNPLVAAGVVTFTATATDNVGVTKVDFFDNGVLVATDTTAPFTANKAYAFADNGVHTITAKAYDALNNVSTATTTTTVSIVDANEPNDSVAAATLLTVGTPINGAITAQARDIDYFKFDAAAGDPLKLTVKSVSANAASTLDPYVMILMPDGKTVLEKDDDGGTNLESEIRFNTPVGGTYTVVVTSFEIHDDPTATDDKATNTYQIALSRR, via the coding sequence ATGAAGAGATCCACTACATTCGCCCTTTTGGCTTTGACAGGTGCCTTGCTAAGCGCTTGTAATCCGCAGCCGACCCCGGATACTGCCAAGCCTTCGGTGAGCTTGGTCGCTACCCCCAATACCGTCACAAACGCTGGCCAAGTCACCCTGACGGCGACAGCTTCAGACGACGTTGCGTTAGCCTCAGTGTCATTTTATAAAGGAACGACCCTCATCTTCACAGATGTAACAGCGCCTTACACGGCGACAGACAATATCACGAGCTCTCAAAACGGCAGTGTGACCTACCGAGCTGTGGCCACTGATACTTCTGGAAACACTGCTGAGGCGACCACTGCCATAACGGTGAACATTGACAACACGGCGCCAACAGTAAGTGTCACAGCGGCGCCTAACCCTTTGGTTGCAGCTGGCGTTGTGACATTTACGGCTACGGCCACCGACAACGTAGGCGTGACTAAAGTTGACTTTTTCGACAATGGCGTGCTCGTTGCAACTGACACCACCGCTCCATTTACTGCCAACAAAGCTTACGCTTTCGCAGATAATGGTGTGCACACCATTACGGCCAAAGCTTATGACGCACTGAACAATGTTTCTACGGCGACAACAACGACCACCGTGTCTATCGTAGATGCCAATGAACCTAATGACAGTGTAGCTGCAGCCACCCTCCTGACGGTGGGCACGCCGATCAACGGCGCGATTACGGCTCAGGCCCGCGACATAGATTACTTCAAGTTTGATGCAGCGGCGGGCGATCCCCTGAAGCTGACTGTCAAATCGGTCAGTGCAAACGCCGCTAGCACCCTGGATCCCTACGTCATGATCCTGATGCCCGATGGAAAAACTGTTCTGGAGAAGGATGACGACGGCGGCACGAATCTGGAATCGGAAATTCGCTTCAATACACCTGTCGGCGGCACGTACACCGTTGTCGTGACCAGCTTCGAGATTCACGATGACCCGACCGCCACCGACGACAAGGCCACCAATACATACCAGATCGCCCTGAGCCGCCGCTAA